From Streptomyces sp. SAI-135:
CTGTCTGCGTGATGCCGGGCAGATCGAGCGGGACTCCGCAGCCGAGCACCTCGATGCCCTTGGTGGCGAAGATCGCGTCGATGCGCTGGTGCGGTTCGGTGCGGGTCCAGGTGTGTTCGCCGCCGGTGGGGCTGGTCGCCCAGCAGTCCTGGAGGCCGTCCGCGATCCGGGCGAAGGCGGGGCCGGTGGGGGGTTCGTTGAGGTCGCCGCCCGCGACGGCGTGGTCCACGCCCAGGCCGGCGAGGCGGTCGAGGAGCATGCCCGCCTGGTCGTGGCGCTCGTCCTTCTGCAGCGAGAGGTGACAGCTCAGTACGCCGAGGCGGGCGCCGCCGATGCGTACGACGGCGGTGGCGAAGCCCCTTCGGTGCCGGCCGGGGGTGAGGGGGAGCAGGACGTCCTCGGTGCGCTCGACCGTGGCCCGCAGGTTGCAGAGGATCGCGGGGCCGGCCGCGGTGCCGCCACCGGTGAGGATGACCAGGCCCGAGGCCGAGGCCAGCCGCGCGAGCTTCTTGCGCCAGCGGAAGAAGATCGGGGCTTCTTGGATCAGCACGAGATCTGGTGCGCAGGCGCTGATGACACGGGCGAGGGCAGCCGTGTCGTCGCGCATGGAGCGGATGTTGTAGCTCAGGACCTTGACCGGAACCATGTGGATCAATCTACGCCCCATGAAGAGGGGCGCGAGGTCGGTGCGCGACTGCCGGTTCGCTGTGGCTGGTCGCGCAGTTCCCCGCGCCCCTGAAAAAGCACAGTCACCGTTACATGATCGGGTCGGGCTCCCGCGCCAGGTCCGCCGCGCCCACCAGGCCCGCCTTGTTGCCCAGCTGGGCCGCGATCACGTCCGCCACGGGGCGCCAGTTGCCGCCCACCAGCCAGCGCTTGTAGGACTTACGGATCGGGTCCAGGACCAGTTCGCCCTCGTCGGAGAGGCCGCCGCCGACGATGAAGGCGGACGGGTCGAAGAGGGACGCCAGGTCGGCGAGGCCCGCACCGGCCCAGCGGGCGAGCTCGCGGTAGGAGTCGACGGCTACCGGGTCGCCCTGCCGGGCGGCCATGGAGATGTGCTTGCCCTCGATGCCGTCGGGGCTGCCGTCACCGAGACCGAGGAGGATCTCGGCGTTCTCCGGGGTGGCGTTGGCACGCTGCTTGGCGTACCTCACGAGCGCCCGCCCCGACGCGTACTGCTCCCAGCAGCCCTGCGAGCCGCAGCCGCACAGCAGGCCGTCCGGGACCATGCGGATGTGGCCGAACTCGGCCGCGACACCGAAGTGACCGCGGCGCAGCTTGTTGCCGATGATGATGCCGCCACCGAGACCGGTGCCGAGCGTGATGCAGATGACGTTGCGGTGGCCCTTGCCCGCGCCGAACTTGTACTCGCCCCACGCGGCCGCGTTGGCGTCGTTCTCCACGACGACCGGAAGGCCGACACGGGTCTCGACCTTCTCCTTCAACGGCTCGTTGCGCCAGTGGATGTTGGGGGCGAAGTAGACCTCCGAGCGCTGGCGGTTGACGTATCCGGCCGCACCGATGCCCACGCCCACGATGTCGTGCCCGGCACGCGCGCCCTCCACCGCCGAGGCGATCGCGTCCACGATGCCCTCGGCCGTGCCCGGGGTCGGCACCTTGTGGGTCGAGAGGATGTTGCCTTCCTCATCGACCACGCCGGCCGCGATCTTCGTGCCGCCGATGTCGACGCCGATGGTGAGTCCCATGAATCCCTCAGTTTCGGTCGAGCCCCGCTACGGCCAACCGTACCCGAGGCCCTGCCGTCAGGGGGTTTCAGTCCAGATCGATGCGCTCGGGGCCGGGGTCCTCGCCCTTGTCGCGCAGGGTGTCGTCGCGCCGGCTCCAGCGCTGTTCCTGCGCCTGGACCGCGGA
This genomic window contains:
- a CDS encoding endonuclease/exonuclease/phosphatase family protein, which gives rise to MVPVKVLSYNIRSMRDDTAALARVISACAPDLVLIQEAPIFFRWRKKLARLASASGLVILTGGGTAAGPAILCNLRATVERTEDVLLPLTPGRHRRGFATAVVRIGGARLGVLSCHLSLQKDERHDQAGMLLDRLAGLGVDHAVAGGDLNEPPTGPAFARIADGLQDCWATSPTGGEHTWTRTEPHQRIDAIFATKGIEVLGCGVPLDLPGITQTDLRAATDHLPVLATLNVPAG
- a CDS encoding ROK family glucokinase → MGLTIGVDIGGTKIAAGVVDEEGNILSTHKVPTPGTAEGIVDAIASAVEGARAGHDIVGVGIGAAGYVNRQRSEVYFAPNIHWRNEPLKEKVETRVGLPVVVENDANAAAWGEYKFGAGKGHRNVICITLGTGLGGGIIIGNKLRRGHFGVAAEFGHIRMVPDGLLCGCGSQGCWEQYASGRALVRYAKQRANATPENAEILLGLGDGSPDGIEGKHISMAARQGDPVAVDSYRELARWAGAGLADLASLFDPSAFIVGGGLSDEGELVLDPIRKSYKRWLVGGNWRPVADVIAAQLGNKAGLVGAADLAREPDPIM